In the genome of Calliopsis andreniformis isolate RMS-2024a chromosome 10, iyCalAndr_principal, whole genome shotgun sequence, one region contains:
- the Nup37 gene encoding nuclear pore complex protein Nup37 has protein sequence MDEALTTPPTFQLHFSKQIYCVELSPYEWSQHLICVALAEEIVIGTVKFQEEDEAVEDIAYSPLRIFRHDTRPHAIAWSPETSLSVVPKVLMFCIAGADFKIRLYNSDMNENTVCEMEGHKDYVNSICYETEGEILASVSDDHTCKLWAVKEDEKAISTFYLTSPGMSVHFHPEKSGKLLVGEKNGLIHMYDVRSQQAIMSIDTDIVPLMSTDWGPNPSKIVAMAAGKLLLWDISKPSESPKSQSLHIEGGLVVKYSPTYEHFIASIGRPDNLLKVINIKSNQELLCGQVKLIGGMTWHYKLPYVCAASDREIRFWKVTSN, from the exons ATGGATGAAGCACTTACTACACCACCTACGTTTCAATTGCATTTTTCTAAACAGATATATTGCGTTGAATTATCTCCGTACGAATGGTCTCAGCATTTAATTTGCGTCGCTCTTGCTGAGGAAATTGTTATCGGTACTGTTAAATTTCAG GAAGAGGATGAGGCAGTTGAAGACATTGCTTATAGCCCACTTAGAATATTTCGCCATGATACTAGGCCACATGCCATTGCTTGGAGCCCTGAAACCTCCTTAAGCGTTGTACCAAAAGTTCTAATGTTTTGTATAGCTGGGGCAGATTTTAAAATAAGATTATACAATAGTGATATGAATGAAAATACTGTATGTGAG ATGGAAGGACATAAAGATTATGTAAATTCAATTTGTTATGAAACAGAAGGGGAAATATTGGCTTCTGTATCAGATGATCATACATGTAAACTGTGGGCTGTTAAAGAGGATGAAAAAGCTATTTCTACATTTTATTTAACATCTCCTGGAATGAGTGTACATTTTCACCCTGAAAAGTCTGGCAAGCTTCTTGTGGGGGAGAAGAATGGACTAATTCACATGTATGACGTTCGAAGTCAACAAGCAATTATGTCTATAGACACAGATATTGTTCCTTTAATGTCAACTGATTGGGGACCTAATCCATCAAAAatagtggccatggctgctggcaAGTTACTCCTTTGGGATATATCCAAGCCTAG TGAATCTCCAAAATCACAGTCACTTCATATTGAAGGTGGATTAGTGGTCAAATATTCTCCTACCTATGAACATTTCATAGCTAGTATTGGTAGACCAGACAACCTATTGAaagttataaatataaaatctaATCAAGAGCTACTCTGTGGCCAAGTCAAGCTGATAGGTGGAATGACATGGCATTATAAATTACCATACGTTTGTGCTGCAAGTGATAGAGAAATTCGTTTTTGGAAAGTAACTTCAAATTAA